In a genomic window of Quercus lobata isolate SW786 chromosome 4, ValleyOak3.0 Primary Assembly, whole genome shotgun sequence:
- the LOC115986514 gene encoding phospholipid-transporting ATPase 1-like isoform X1 produces MASERPLLIPSPRVPNTQDLFTVPVLLDLFKSNSGRRVSFSGMETKNPAENSSSVEGTLNSSSSRRSILSTHSKASGGGGNSIREVTFADLGSKPVRHGSRGADSEGLSASQKEISDEDARLIYINDPVKTNEKFEFAGNSVRTSKYSFITFFPKNIFEQFHRVAYIYFLVIAVLNQLPQLAVFGRGVSVLPLAFVLSVTAIKDAYEDYRRHRSDRIENNRLASVLVNNQFQPKKWKDIRVGEIIKIHAGETLPCDMVLLSTSDPTGVAYVQTVNLDGESNLKTRYAKQETLFKMPEKEKVTGLIKCEKPNRNIYGFHANMEVDGKRLSLGPSNIILRGCELKNTEWGIGVAVYAGRETKAMLNNSGAPSKRSRLETHMNIEIIILSLFLITLCTIVSACALAWLLRHKNELNYLPYYRKKDSAGEDYNYYNVGLEILFTFLMSVIVFQIMIPISLYISMELVRVGQAYFMIRDTKMYDEASNSRFQCRSLNINEDLGQIKYVFSDKTGTLTENKMEFQRVSIWGVDYSGAKSQIEPVGYSVQVEGKVIKPKMNVKTDPELLQLSERRNDTKEGRHVYDFFLALAACNTIVPLVTDTSDPTEKMIDYQGESPDEQALVYAAAAYGFMLIERTSGYIVIDIQGERQRFNVLGLHEFDSDRKRMSVILGCPDKSVKVFVKGADTSMFGVIDKSLNMNILRATESHLHDYSSLGLRTLVVGMRQLSASEFERWHSSFEEASTAVIGRAALLRKVASAVENNLCILGASAIEDKLQQGVPEAIESLRIAGVKVWVLTGDKQETAISIGYSSKLLTSKMTQIVINNNSKESCRKSLEDAIVMSKKLMTVNGVTDNTGGSSEASPTPVALIIDGTSLVYILDSELEEQLFQLASKCSVVLCCRVAPLQKAGIVALVKNRTADMTLAIGDGANDVSMIQMADVGIGISGQEGRQAVMASDFAMGQFRFLVHLLLVHGHWNYQRMGYMILYNFYRNAVMVFLLFWFVLCTAFTLTTAISEWSSMLYSIIYTSLPTIVVGILDKDLSRRTLLKYPQLYGAGQRHECYNAKLFWLTMVDTLWQSAAIFFIPLLAYWGSSIDISSLGDLWILAVVILVNLHLAIDVIRWTWTTHAVIWGSIIATFICVTVIDALPSLIGYWAIFDVAKTATFWLCLLASVIVGLIPRFVVKYLYQYYSPCDVQIAREAEKFGNLREVGDVQIEMSAILGPQRR; encoded by the exons ATGGCCTCTGAGCGTCCCCTTTTGATTCCATCTCCTAGAGTTCCTAATACCCAAGATTTATTCACTGTACCCGTTTTGTTAGATCTATTTAAATCCAATTCTGGCCGCCGTGTATCGTTTTCCGGGATGGAAACGAAAAACCCAGCTGAGAATTCATCAAGTGTGGAAGGAACACTCAATTCCTCCTCATCAAGAAGAAGTATTTTGTCCACTCATTCCAAGGCCTCGGGCGGAGGCGGGAATTCCATTAGGGAAGTGACTTTTGCTGATTTGGGGTCCAAGCCGGTGAGACATGGCTCAAGAGGGGCTGATTCTGAAGGGCTTAGTGCGTCCCAGAAGGAAATTAGTGATGAAGATGCAAGGTTGATTTATATAAATGATCCTGTGAAGACAAATGAGAAGTTTGAATTTGCTGGGAATTCCGTAAGGACTTCCAAGTATTcgtttattactttttttccaAAGAATATTTTTGAACAATTTCATAGAGTTGCATACATATATTTCCTTGTGATTGCTGTACTTAATCAGCTCCCCCAGCTGGCTGTTTTTGGCCGGGGAGTCTCAGTTTTGCCGTTGGCCTTTGTTCTATCAGTTACGGCGATTAAAGATGCCTATGAGGACTATAGACGGCATAGGTCAGACAGAATTGAGAATAACCGGTTAGCATCTGTTCTTGTTAATAATCAGttccaaccaaaaaaatggAAGGATATCAGAGTTGGTGAAATCATCAAAATTCATGCAGGCGAAACTCTTCCTTGTGATATGGTGCTGCTCTCCACTAGTGACCCGACTGGAGTTGCGTATGTGCAGACAGTTAATTTGGATGGGGAGTCAAATTTGAAGACTCGGTATGCAAAACAAGAGACCCTATTTAAGATGCCTGAAAAGGAGAAAGTTACTGGATTGATTAAGTGTGAGAAACCGAATAGGAATATTTATGGTTTTCATGCAAACATGGAAGTTGATGGGAAGAGGCTGTCACTTGGACCGTCTAATATTATTCTTCGAGGCTGTGAGCTCAAGAATACTGAATGGGGCATTGGGGTTGCGGTGTATGCTGGGCGTGAGACCAAAGCTATGCTCAACAACTCAGGAGCTCCATCTAAGAGGAGTCGGCTTGAGACCCATATGAACATTGAGATCATAATActctctttgtttcttattaCTTTGTGTACTATTGTCTCTGCCTGTGCCCTTGCTTGGTTGCTGCGCCACAAGAACGAATTAAATTACTTACCTTATTACAGAAAAAAGGATTCTGCGGGGGAAGACTATAACTATTATAATGTGGGATTGGAGATTTTATTCACATTCCTCATGTCAGTTATTGTGTTCCAGATCATGATCCCAATTTCTCTATACATTTCCATGGAGCTTGTTCGTGTTGGTCAGGCTTACTTCATGATCCGAGATACCAAAATGTATGATGAGGCATCAAATTCAAGATTTCAGTGCAGGTCTTTGAATATAAATGAAGATTTAGGACAAATAAAATATGTATTCTCAGATAAAACTGGTACACTCACAGAGAACAAGATGGAATTTCAACGTGTAAGCATATGGGGAGTAGATTACAGTGGTGCTAAGTCTCAAATTGAGCCAGTTGGATACTCTGTTCAAG TGGAGGGGAAGGTCATAAAGCCAAAGATGAACGTCAAGACTGACCCAGAACTTTTACAATTATCAGAAAGAAGAAATGACACAAAAGAAGGCAGACATGTTTATGATTTCTTCCTTGCATTAGCTGCATGCAATACAATTGTGCCTCTTGTTACAGACACGTCTGATCCTACTGAGAAGATGATAGATTACCAAGGGGAGTCTCCTGATGAACAAGCATTGGTGTATGCTGCTGCTGCCTACGGTTTTATGCTTATAGAACGAACCTCTGGCTATATAGTTATCGATATTCAAGGAGAAAGGCAAAG GTTCAATGTTTTGGGTTTGCATGAGTTTGATAGTGATCGGAAGAGGATGTCAGTTATATTGGGCTGCCCTGACAAGAGTGTGAAAGTCTTTGTTAAAGGTGCTGACACATCCATGTTTGGTGTGATAGATAAATCTTTGAACATGAACATACTGCGTGCAACTGAATCCCATCTTCATGATTACTCCTCACTGGGTTTGAGGACACTTGTTGTTGGGATGCGGCAGCTGAGTGCTTCAGAATTCGAGCGGTGGCATTCTTCCTTTGAGGAAGCAAGCACTGCTGTAATTGGTAGAGCTGCTTTGCTTCGAAAGGTTGCTAGTGCTGTTGAGAACAATCTGTGCATACTGGGTGCCTCTGCTATTGAAGATAAACTGCAACAAGGGGTGCCAGAAGCCATAGAATCTCTCAGAATAGCAGGGGTTAAAGTATGGGTTTTGACTGGGGACAAGCAAGAAACTGCCATATCAATTGGGTACTCCTCCAAGCTCCTGACAAGCAAGATGACCCAGATAGtaattaataacaattctaaAGAGTCATGTAGAAAGAGTTTGGAAGATGCCATTGTCATGTCTAAGAAGCTCATGACTGTTAATGGGGTCACAGACAATACCGGAGGAAGTTCTGAAGCTAGTCCAACTCCAGTGGCCTTGATTATTGATGGTACCAGCCTTGTTTATATTCTTGACAGTGAACTTGAAGAACAG CTCTTTCAACTGGCTAGTAAATGTTCTGTGGTGCTATGTTGTCGAGTGGCTCCATTGCAAAAGGCTGGAATAGTAGCCCTTGTGAAGAACAGGACTGCTGACATGACACTTGCCATTGGGGATG GTGCCAATGATGTTTCAATGATCCAAATGGCTGATGTGGGAATTGGAATCAGTGGCCAAGAGGGTAGGCAAGCTGTAATGGCATCAGATTTTGCGATGGGGCAGTTCAGGTTCTTAGTTCACCTTTTATTGGTCCATGGGCATTGGAATTACCAGCGGATGGGCTACATGATATTATATAACTTTTACAGGAATGCAGtgatggtttttttattattttg GTTTGTGCTCTGTACTGCTTTCACCTTGACAACTGCAATTAGTGAATGGAGCAGCATGTTGTATTCTATAATCTATACTTCATTGCCTACTATTGTTGTTGGAATTCTTGACAAGGACCTAAGTAGGAGGACTCTTCTAAAGTATCCTCAGCTTTATGGGGCTGGGCAAAGGCATGAGTGCTACAACGCAAAGTTGTTTTGGTTAACAATGGTTGACACTCTCTGGCAAAGTGCAGCTATCTTCTTTATCCCTCTCTTAGCATATTGGGGTAGTAGCATTGATATATCAAGTCTAGGAGATCTTTGGATACTTGCAGTGGTTATATTGGTTAATCTACACTTGGCCATTGACGTTATCAGGTGGACTTGGACTACTCATGCAGTCATTTGGGGTTCTATAATTGCTACTTTCATTTGTGTCACTGTCATTGATGCTTTACCCTCTCTTATTGGTTACTG GGCAATTTTTGATGTCGCGAAAACTGCAACGTTTTGGTTATGCTTGCTTGCAAGTGTCATAGTAGGCCTAATTCCTCGTTTTGTTGTAAAATACCTTTATCAATATTATAGTCCTTGCGATGTTCAGATCGCAAGAGAAGCTGAGAAGTTTGGGAATCTGAGGGAGGTTGGAGATGTACAAATAGAAATGAGTGCTATCCTGGGTCCTCAACGGAGATGA
- the LOC115986514 gene encoding phospholipid-transporting ATPase 1-like isoform X2, translated as MPMRTIDGIGQTELRITGETLPCDMVLLSTSDPTGVAYVQTVNLDGESNLKTRYAKQETLFKMPEKEKVTGLIKCEKPNRNIYGFHANMEVDGKRLSLGPSNIILRGCELKNTEWGIGVAVYAGRETKAMLNNSGAPSKRSRLETHMNIEIIILSLFLITLCTIVSACALAWLLRHKNELNYLPYYRKKDSAGEDYNYYNVGLEILFTFLMSVIVFQIMIPISLYISMELVRVGQAYFMIRDTKMYDEASNSRFQCRSLNINEDLGQIKYVFSDKTGTLTENKMEFQRVSIWGVDYSGAKSQIEPVGYSVQVEGKVIKPKMNVKTDPELLQLSERRNDTKEGRHVYDFFLALAACNTIVPLVTDTSDPTEKMIDYQGESPDEQALVYAAAAYGFMLIERTSGYIVIDIQGERQRFNVLGLHEFDSDRKRMSVILGCPDKSVKVFVKGADTSMFGVIDKSLNMNILRATESHLHDYSSLGLRTLVVGMRQLSASEFERWHSSFEEASTAVIGRAALLRKVASAVENNLCILGASAIEDKLQQGVPEAIESLRIAGVKVWVLTGDKQETAISIGYSSKLLTSKMTQIVINNNSKESCRKSLEDAIVMSKKLMTVNGVTDNTGGSSEASPTPVALIIDGTSLVYILDSELEEQLFQLASKCSVVLCCRVAPLQKAGIVALVKNRTADMTLAIGDGANDVSMIQMADVGIGISGQEGRQAVMASDFAMGQFRFLVHLLLVHGHWNYQRMGYMILYNFYRNAVMVFLLFWFVLCTAFTLTTAISEWSSMLYSIIYTSLPTIVVGILDKDLSRRTLLKYPQLYGAGQRHECYNAKLFWLTMVDTLWQSAAIFFIPLLAYWGSSIDISSLGDLWILAVVILVNLHLAIDVIRWTWTTHAVIWGSIIATFICVTVIDALPSLIGYWAIFDVAKTATFWLCLLASVIVGLIPRFVVKYLYQYYSPCDVQIAREAEKFGNLREVGDVQIEMSAILGPQRR; from the exons ATGCCTATGAGGACTATAGACGGCATAGGTCAGACAGAATTGAGAATAACCG GCGAAACTCTTCCTTGTGATATGGTGCTGCTCTCCACTAGTGACCCGACTGGAGTTGCGTATGTGCAGACAGTTAATTTGGATGGGGAGTCAAATTTGAAGACTCGGTATGCAAAACAAGAGACCCTATTTAAGATGCCTGAAAAGGAGAAAGTTACTGGATTGATTAAGTGTGAGAAACCGAATAGGAATATTTATGGTTTTCATGCAAACATGGAAGTTGATGGGAAGAGGCTGTCACTTGGACCGTCTAATATTATTCTTCGAGGCTGTGAGCTCAAGAATACTGAATGGGGCATTGGGGTTGCGGTGTATGCTGGGCGTGAGACCAAAGCTATGCTCAACAACTCAGGAGCTCCATCTAAGAGGAGTCGGCTTGAGACCCATATGAACATTGAGATCATAATActctctttgtttcttattaCTTTGTGTACTATTGTCTCTGCCTGTGCCCTTGCTTGGTTGCTGCGCCACAAGAACGAATTAAATTACTTACCTTATTACAGAAAAAAGGATTCTGCGGGGGAAGACTATAACTATTATAATGTGGGATTGGAGATTTTATTCACATTCCTCATGTCAGTTATTGTGTTCCAGATCATGATCCCAATTTCTCTATACATTTCCATGGAGCTTGTTCGTGTTGGTCAGGCTTACTTCATGATCCGAGATACCAAAATGTATGATGAGGCATCAAATTCAAGATTTCAGTGCAGGTCTTTGAATATAAATGAAGATTTAGGACAAATAAAATATGTATTCTCAGATAAAACTGGTACACTCACAGAGAACAAGATGGAATTTCAACGTGTAAGCATATGGGGAGTAGATTACAGTGGTGCTAAGTCTCAAATTGAGCCAGTTGGATACTCTGTTCAAG TGGAGGGGAAGGTCATAAAGCCAAAGATGAACGTCAAGACTGACCCAGAACTTTTACAATTATCAGAAAGAAGAAATGACACAAAAGAAGGCAGACATGTTTATGATTTCTTCCTTGCATTAGCTGCATGCAATACAATTGTGCCTCTTGTTACAGACACGTCTGATCCTACTGAGAAGATGATAGATTACCAAGGGGAGTCTCCTGATGAACAAGCATTGGTGTATGCTGCTGCTGCCTACGGTTTTATGCTTATAGAACGAACCTCTGGCTATATAGTTATCGATATTCAAGGAGAAAGGCAAAG GTTCAATGTTTTGGGTTTGCATGAGTTTGATAGTGATCGGAAGAGGATGTCAGTTATATTGGGCTGCCCTGACAAGAGTGTGAAAGTCTTTGTTAAAGGTGCTGACACATCCATGTTTGGTGTGATAGATAAATCTTTGAACATGAACATACTGCGTGCAACTGAATCCCATCTTCATGATTACTCCTCACTGGGTTTGAGGACACTTGTTGTTGGGATGCGGCAGCTGAGTGCTTCAGAATTCGAGCGGTGGCATTCTTCCTTTGAGGAAGCAAGCACTGCTGTAATTGGTAGAGCTGCTTTGCTTCGAAAGGTTGCTAGTGCTGTTGAGAACAATCTGTGCATACTGGGTGCCTCTGCTATTGAAGATAAACTGCAACAAGGGGTGCCAGAAGCCATAGAATCTCTCAGAATAGCAGGGGTTAAAGTATGGGTTTTGACTGGGGACAAGCAAGAAACTGCCATATCAATTGGGTACTCCTCCAAGCTCCTGACAAGCAAGATGACCCAGATAGtaattaataacaattctaaAGAGTCATGTAGAAAGAGTTTGGAAGATGCCATTGTCATGTCTAAGAAGCTCATGACTGTTAATGGGGTCACAGACAATACCGGAGGAAGTTCTGAAGCTAGTCCAACTCCAGTGGCCTTGATTATTGATGGTACCAGCCTTGTTTATATTCTTGACAGTGAACTTGAAGAACAG CTCTTTCAACTGGCTAGTAAATGTTCTGTGGTGCTATGTTGTCGAGTGGCTCCATTGCAAAAGGCTGGAATAGTAGCCCTTGTGAAGAACAGGACTGCTGACATGACACTTGCCATTGGGGATG GTGCCAATGATGTTTCAATGATCCAAATGGCTGATGTGGGAATTGGAATCAGTGGCCAAGAGGGTAGGCAAGCTGTAATGGCATCAGATTTTGCGATGGGGCAGTTCAGGTTCTTAGTTCACCTTTTATTGGTCCATGGGCATTGGAATTACCAGCGGATGGGCTACATGATATTATATAACTTTTACAGGAATGCAGtgatggtttttttattattttg GTTTGTGCTCTGTACTGCTTTCACCTTGACAACTGCAATTAGTGAATGGAGCAGCATGTTGTATTCTATAATCTATACTTCATTGCCTACTATTGTTGTTGGAATTCTTGACAAGGACCTAAGTAGGAGGACTCTTCTAAAGTATCCTCAGCTTTATGGGGCTGGGCAAAGGCATGAGTGCTACAACGCAAAGTTGTTTTGGTTAACAATGGTTGACACTCTCTGGCAAAGTGCAGCTATCTTCTTTATCCCTCTCTTAGCATATTGGGGTAGTAGCATTGATATATCAAGTCTAGGAGATCTTTGGATACTTGCAGTGGTTATATTGGTTAATCTACACTTGGCCATTGACGTTATCAGGTGGACTTGGACTACTCATGCAGTCATTTGGGGTTCTATAATTGCTACTTTCATTTGTGTCACTGTCATTGATGCTTTACCCTCTCTTATTGGTTACTG GGCAATTTTTGATGTCGCGAAAACTGCAACGTTTTGGTTATGCTTGCTTGCAAGTGTCATAGTAGGCCTAATTCCTCGTTTTGTTGTAAAATACCTTTATCAATATTATAGTCCTTGCGATGTTCAGATCGCAAGAGAAGCTGAGAAGTTTGGGAATCTGAGGGAGGTTGGAGATGTACAAATAGAAATGAGTGCTATCCTGGGTCCTCAACGGAGATGA